The genome window TCAGAGGAATCATGTTCGACCAACCCATCTCGCTAGAGGCAGACCCCACCACGGATGAGATCAACAGTGCTGGTGGCAAGACAGTTATGTTGGATGAAACACTTACTATCCTCAATGATAGCTTTCTCATATCTGGAGAGATTCCACGCCAGACAGACTATGAAGGTGGCATCCCGGGTGGTGTTCGATATGACCCAGCCAAGGATGAATGGATCAAGGACGAGTTGATCATGGAAGAGAGGTTTGTCATGTGCAAGCTCAAAGGTGAGTCCCTCTCATCGGTCAAGCAATCAACGTGCCTAAAGTCTCTGCAGACAAGGGCCTGGTCATCTTCACTGGCTGCAGTCACGCAggcctcatcaacattgCCAGACATGCGAAAACCATCGACGATAGCCCTATCTACGCCATCGTCGGCGGCTATCACCTCGCAGATGCGTCACCTGATAAGATGGAGCAGAGCATGGAGGATCTCAAGGATCTCGAGCCGGCTTTGCTGATGCCGGGACATTGTACTGGATGGAGGTTCAAGGGACTTGTTGAGAGGGAAATGCCAGGTCAAATGGCTCCTATATTTGGTGGAACAAAGTATACACTGTAAAATCGACActtgttgtttgttttggTCTTGAACACGGAGTGGATATCTCATTGGGGATGGCCAATGCGATTCTACACGCGCTGGACAGATGCAGCGCCTCAATGAAGAGTCTTCATCGAAGACACAACCATTCGGTCGCCTAGCGAACGCTATGCATCTCTCTCGGTCTCTTTCAATACCGGTATAATCGATCGTCTTTACCCGTTTCGGGATGCAACGTCAAACAAAAACAAGGAAGGGTTCCCCGCAGGTAAAATACCCTATGCGTCGGTGATCGACATACCTTAacgcaagatcaagatgcgCACCTATGAGCAGTCAAATCTGTGATCGTATGTTAGCTCGTGGGGTAGCCGCACCTATCGAATCGTGAGTATGGTGTCATGACTTTCCATTCTCGTCCCGTCTGCATATAAGACCCGAAAGTTTAATGGTTAAATGCTTTGAATACGCGCTTCCATGGATAAAGCGagtataaaaaagtactGGATTACTCTGTATAAACAGGTGCTTTCCAACATGTATCGATAgctctctcatcatcaatatgGCTTCCCTTGTATTTGCCACGCTTATTGCCAGCGCATATGGCAAGACAGTCAAATCTCCTACTCCACCAATGGGATGGAATAGCTACAATCACTACAACTGTCGGCCTTCTGAggacatcatcaagatcaatgCTAAAGGGCTAGTTGATCTTGGTTTCAAGGATCTCGGCTACAGTATCGTCACAGTTGATTGCGGGTGGCCCTCGAGAGACCGGGATAGCGAAGGAAGGCTCCAATGGAATGAGACTCTGTTCCCGTCAGGCCCCAGAGCCCTCGGAGATTATATCCATGATCTGGGTCTTGAGTTTGGGCTGTACTCGGGAGCTGGATATTTACAGTGCGGTTCAACTGACATTCCTGCTTCTCTTGGTATGTGCATCGTACAGCTGGTTATAAACTTGCCAGTGCACTAACTGCTTCAATAGACTACGAGGAGATTGACGCAAAGTCATTTGCCGAATGGGGAGGCGATACTCTCAAGTAAGATGATCGTCTGTAACTTACGAAATCCCGTTACTGACAATATCCAGATATGACAACTGTTACGCGACATCTAAGACCAACATGGTCGACGCCAGTTCAGCTGAAGCAAAGAGCCCTAACCGCTTTATCAAGATGGCCGCGGCGATCAATGAGACTGATCGTGACATTCAGTATTTCCTCTGTCAATGGGGTATTGGCGAAGATGTTCCTCAATGGTAAGTATCACAACAAATTGCAGTTCGTCTCCTAACAAGCACCAGGGCTGCTCCACTAGGCAACTCATGGCGAATGAGTAATGATATCTTCAATGCTTGGAGAGCTATCTGGCGCATTACTAACCAGGTTGTCGCTCACGCGAAATACAATGGGCCAGGCGCTTTCGCGGATATGGACATGCTAATGTGAGCTATAACGCCAATCCATTCTACATCTGCTAACCACTGTAGCATCGGTCTTGGTGCACTTTCGCACGATGAAGAACGCTTTCACTTCGGCTTCTGGGCCATGATGAAATCacctctcatcatcggcggtgTAATGGACGCCAAGCAGATCCCTGCCGAATCTCTCGAGATCATGTCCAACAAAGAGGTCATAGCTATCAATCAGGATCCTCTGGCAGAAGCGGCGAAACTCGTTATCCGATATACCGAGGAAGAGTGGGATGTCTGGGCTGGAAATCTCTCTTCCGACCGCAAAGTCCTCGGGGTTTTGAACTGGAAGAACGAAACCCAGACAGTGAAGGTCGATCTGTCGCTGATTGGAGTTGACAAGGCGGCTGCTCGAGACGTATGGGCTCATGAGGATCTCAGCATTTCTGGAATCCAGGAATTTAAACTCGCGCCTCATGAGTTACGACAGCTCGTCTTATCCGACATCACTCCAGCTTCACTCCCCAAGGCCGCAGGCTACTACACAGCTCAAGACGCGACTCTCTCCGGTTCGGCTTCTCTAATCGACTGCAAAGACACAGAATGCCTTCCAACTCACAAAAAGGTCGGATCAATCGGCAACGATGCCAAAGTGACCTTCAAGTCAGTCAGTGCACCCAAAGACGGTTCAGTCTATCTTGGCATCGATTACATCAATCATGAGTATCATCACACGATCGGCGATTGGG of Fusarium musae strain F31 chromosome 5, whole genome shotgun sequence contains these proteins:
- a CDS encoding hypothetical protein (EggNog:ENOG41), which gives rise to MTTKLIEVDSLDIHVLINDEIDQISPSPSPRVQHAQSFAGVPLSPVSDPSSRGGAGLEMPMRNICCGAHGLSLFITTKKGDKSHTLLFDAGPEEDIFEKNVQRLKLPMTEIGAIVLSHWHRDHSGGLLSAIRLASKGRLGGDNVVVALPPDKPAFRGIMFDQPISLEADPTTDEINSAGGKTVMLDETLTILNDSFLISGEIPRQTDYEGGIPGGVRYDPAKDEWIKDELIMEERFVMCKLKDKGLVIFTGCSHAGLINIARHAKTIDDSPIYAIVGGYHLADASPDKMEQSMEDLKDLEPALLMPGHCTGWRFKGLVEREMPGQMAPIFGGTKYTL
- a CDS encoding hypothetical protein (EggNog:ENOG41) — protein: MASLVFATLIASAYGKTVKSPTPPMGWNSYNHYNCRPSEDIIKINAKGLVDLGFKDLGYSIVTVDCGWPSRDRDSEGRLQWNETLFPSGPRALGDYIHDLGLEFGLYSGAGYLQCGSTDIPASLDYEEIDAKSFAEWGGDTLKYDNCYATSKTNMVDASSAEAKSPNRFIKMAAAINETDRDIQYFLCQWGIGEDVPQWAAPLGNSWRMSNDIFNAWRAIWRITNQVVAHAKYNGPGAFADMDMLIIGLGALSHDEERFHFGFWAMMKSPLIIGGVMDAKQIPAESLEIMSNKEVIAINQDPLAEAAKLVIRYTEEEWDVWAGNLSSDRKVLGVLNWKNETQTVKVDLSLIGVDKAAARDVWAHEDLSISGIQEFKLAPHELRQLVLSDITPASLPKAAGYYTAQDATLSGSASLIDCKDTECLPTHKKVGSIGNDAKVTFKSVSAPKDGSVYLGIDYINHEYHHTIGDWETNSRNMSISVNGGDAKRWAFPNAGGDWFESDRLTILVDGFKKEDSNEVTFTTSSSGSWAPDLVGFEVLE